In Rattus norvegicus strain BN/NHsdMcwi chromosome 1, GRCr8, whole genome shotgun sequence, a genomic segment contains:
- the Kctd21 gene encoding BTB/POZ domain-containing protein KCTD21 translates to MSDPITLNVGGKLYTTSLATLTSFPDSMLGAMFSGKMPTKRDSQGNCFIDRDGKVFRYILNFLRTSHLDLPEDFQEMGLLRREADFYQVQPLIEALQEKEIELSKAEKNAMLNITLKQHVQTVHFTVREAPQIYSLSSSSMEVFNANIFSTSCLFLKLLGSKLFYCSNGNLSSITSHLQDPNHLTLDWVANVEGLPEEEYTKQNLKRLWVVPANKQINSFQAFVEEVLKIALSDGFCIDSSHPHALDFMNNKIIRLIRYR, encoded by the coding sequence ATGTCTGACCCCATCACACTGAATGTTGGGGGCAAGCTCTACACAACCTCACTGGCAACCCTGACCAGCTTCCCTGATTCTATGCTGGGTGCCATGTTCAGTGGGAAGATGCCCACCAAGAGGGACAGCCAGGGTAACTGCTTCATCGACCGTGACGGCAAAGTGTTCCGCTATATCCTCAACTTCCTGCGGACCTCTCACCTGGATCTGCCAGAGGACTTCCAGGAGATGGGTCTGCTCCGCAGGGAAGCTGACTTCTACCAGGTACAGCCCCTGATTGAGGCCCTGCAGGAAAAGGAGATAGAACTCTCCAAGGCAGAGAAGAACGCCATGCTCAACATCACACTGAAGCAGCATGTACAAACAGTCCACTTCACCGTGCGCGAGGCACCACAGATCTACAGCCTGTCCTCTTCCAGCATGGAGGTGTTCAATGCCAACATCTTCAGCACATCCTGCCTCTTCCTCAAACTGCTTGGCTCTAAGCTCTTCTACTGCTCCAATGGCAATCTCTCCTCCATCACCAGCCACTTGCAGGACCCTAACCACCTGACTCTTGACTGGGTGGCCAACGTGGAAGGCCTTCCAGAGGAAGAATACACCAAGCAGAACCTCAAAAGGCTGTGGGTGGTCCCTGCCAACAAGCAGATCAACAGCTTCCAGGCCTTTGTGGAGGAGGTGCTGAAGATCGCCCTGAGTGATGGATTCTGCATTGACTCTTCCCATCCACATGCTCTGGACTTTATGAACAATAAGATCATCCGGTTAATAAGGTACAGGTAA